Within the Bradyrhizobium cosmicum genome, the region CGGATACGCTGCTGTTGTCGTTCGCGCAGGCCGGCTATGTCAGGGCGGAGCCCGCGATCCTGCAGCCGGCCGAGCCGTTCCTGGATCTCTCCGGCGAGGACATCCGCAAGAGCCTCTATCTGACCACGGACCTGTCCGGCGAGGAGCTCTGCCTGCGGCCGGATCTCACGATTCCCGTGGCCCGCGACTACCTCGCCTCGGGGCGCGCCGGCCAGCCGGCCGGATTCAGCTATCTCGGTCCGGTGTTCCGTTACCGCAGCGGGCAGGCCAGCGAATTCATGCAGGCCGGCATCGAATCTTTCGGCCGCCAGGACCGCCCCGCAGCCGATGCCGAGATGCTGGCGCTGGCGCTGGAAGCGACCGCGGCCTTCGGCGTCCGCGACGTCGAGATCCGCACCGGCGACGTGGCGCTGTTCAATTCCTTGCTCGACGCGCTCGACCTCTATCCGGTCTGGCGCCGCCGCCTGGTCAAGGACTTCAACCGCAAGATCAGCCTGGAGCAGGATCTGGAGCGGCTGGCGGCCGCGACCACCGCGACGCGCAGCGAATATGAGGGCGTGCTGGCCGCGCTCGCCGGCTCCGACCGCAAGGCGGCGCTCGCGTTCGTCACCGATCTGATGTCGATCGCCGGCACCACCAATGTCGGCGGCCGCACCACGGCTGAGATCGCGGACCGCTTCCTCGAGCAATCCACGCTGAAGGGCGGCGCGCTGCCGCGCGAGGCGATCACCGTGCTCAAGCGCTTCCTGTCGATATCAGGCAATCCCGACGACGCCATCGCCGAGCTGCGCGCGCTGACAATTGATGCGAAGCTCGATCTCGCTGTTGCCATCGACCAGTTCGAAAGCCGGGTCGGCTTCATGGCGGCGCGCGGCATCGACGTGAAGCAGACGCGTTTCTCCACCGCGTTCGGCCGCGGCCTCGACTATTACACCGGCTTCGAATTCGAGCTGCACTATCGCGGCAACGGCGCCGAGCCGCTGGTTGCCGGCGGCCGCTATGACGGGCTGATGACCCAGCTTGGATCGGCCGATCCGATTCCCGCCGTCGGCTTCTCGGTCTGGGTGGATGCGCTGACCGGGATCGGCCGCAAGGTGGGAGCTTAAGTCATGAGCGCGCCATTCGTTCTGGCCGTTCCCTCCAAGGGCCGCCTCCAGGAAAACACCGAGGCCTTCTTTGCCCGTGCCGGGCTCAAGCTGTCGAAGGCCGGCGGCGCCCGCGATTATCGCGGCACCATCGCAGGGCTCGACAATGTCGAGGTCGCCTATCTCTCGGCCAGCGAGATTGCCTCGCAACTGTCCCGCGGCTTCGCGCATCTCGGCGTCACCGGCGAGGATCTGGTCCGCGAGAACATCGCGGACGCCGACAGGCGCGTGTCGCTGATCGACGGGCTGGGCTTCGGTTATGCCGACGTCGTCGTCGCGGTGCCGCAGGCCTGGATCGATGTCCGCACCATGGCCGACCTCGACGACGT harbors:
- a CDS encoding ATP phosphoribosyltransferase regulatory subunit; the encoded protein is MTATATSNAAGSAAWADTLLLSFAQAGYVRAEPAILQPAEPFLDLSGEDIRKSLYLTTDLSGEELCLRPDLTIPVARDYLASGRAGQPAGFSYLGPVFRYRSGQASEFMQAGIESFGRQDRPAADAEMLALALEATAAFGVRDVEIRTGDVALFNSLLDALDLYPVWRRRLVKDFNRKISLEQDLERLAAATTATRSEYEGVLAALAGSDRKAALAFVTDLMSIAGTTNVGGRTTAEIADRFLEQSTLKGGALPREAITVLKRFLSISGNPDDAIAELRALTIDAKLDLAVAIDQFESRVGFMAARGIDVKQTRFSTAFGRGLDYYTGFEFELHYRGNGAEPLVAGGRYDGLMTQLGSADPIPAVGFSVWVDALTGIGRKVGA